The Anaerobaca lacustris genome has a window encoding:
- a CDS encoding uracil-DNA glycosylase: MSRQVDTEKVVRQHLDMEGFFAGYVIRSAKSHPSVEPLRGESNEKPPSGSKAGNAAEDLEAIAGEVRQCCKCGLGSTRTHAVPGEGSPTARIMFVGEAPGADEDAQGRPFVGRAGQLLDKIIAACGLKREDVFIGNILKCRPPGNRDPREEEIFNCLPYLQRQIETIGPEVIIALGAHAARTLLETDKPIGQLRGHFHEYSVGIGRPPIKLMATYHPAYILRNYTPETRGRVWEDMKKVLVELGLPVPERGKG; this comes from the coding sequence ATGTCACGGCAAGTCGATACAGAAAAAGTGGTGCGCCAGCACCTCGATATGGAAGGGTTCTTCGCGGGCTACGTGATTCGCAGCGCCAAATCGCATCCGTCCGTCGAGCCGCTTCGAGGTGAATCGAACGAGAAGCCTCCTTCCGGATCGAAGGCCGGCAATGCCGCAGAAGACCTGGAGGCCATTGCGGGCGAGGTCCGCCAGTGCTGCAAATGCGGTCTGGGTTCCACCCGGACCCATGCGGTGCCGGGCGAGGGCAGTCCGACGGCCCGCATCATGTTCGTCGGCGAGGCGCCGGGGGCCGATGAAGACGCCCAGGGCCGGCCCTTCGTCGGGCGTGCGGGACAGCTTCTGGACAAGATCATCGCCGCCTGCGGCCTGAAGCGCGAAGACGTCTTCATCGGCAACATCCTCAAGTGCCGCCCGCCGGGCAACCGCGACCCCAGGGAGGAGGAAATCTTCAACTGCCTTCCGTACCTGCAGCGACAGATCGAGACGATTGGGCCGGAGGTCATCATCGCTCTCGGCGCCCATGCCGCCAGGACACTCCTCGAGACAGACAAGCCGATCGGCCAGCTTCGCGGCCACTTCCACGAGTATTCGGTCGGAATCGGCCGGCCCCCGATCAAACTCATGGCGACCTACCATCCCGCCTACATTCTGCGGAACTACACCCCCGAGACGCGGGGCAGGGTCTGGGAGGACATGAAGAAAGTCCTCGTCGAGCTGGGTCTGCCCGTCCCGGAGCGCGGCAAGGGGTAG
- a CDS encoding autotransporter domain-containing protein — protein MTKQAKGRIRLIAVVFLLLGFGLLGANQARAAITDVGEVLPVYDGVSDPWIITENFWVGIDADGGLTVSGGSAVTNPYAVLGVFDGVTGSATITGPGSSWLTSGFLVAGYEGIGNLLIEAGGLVGSDIGILGEEATGEGNALVTGAGSTWTIDDYLTVAHEGQAAMSIEDGGLVEAPEVYIGNLAGSDGIIYVMDADSLLSATESIFVGYDGQGEMEVTDGGQVSSFYGGIGYDIGSDGTVTVSGLDSLWDNEGSLGVGVFGDGTLTITNSGTVESQEAGVAVGPDSVATVEVSNGGTWNNTGALAIGILGDGTMTIEAGGQVMNTDAYLGGMDPEAPNVDVSPFLGDDPLDGTGTVFVTGAGSRWDSSGDLYVGYSGTGELEVSHAGVVTSESGMLGFEVEGDGTVTVTNLGSEWDVNDVLTVGGAGEGTLVVSDRGLVTAGDVQIGGYIPEEGFETLADFLDPDAVLPEGTGTITVITEAILESDGLSVGFWGDGTLDVNDGGQVVSAWAELGVGPNAVGTATVRGATSTWTIDDELTVGVYGQGDLTIAGGGQVSAYDVYVGGAPLELMTDEGYDPDLLPNGTGTVTVTGADSRLTVAAEESLYVGYFGDGTLDVNDGGQVESAMVVVGAGPDAVGTVRVEDAGSLLSAEELLVGFWGQGDVTVAGGAQTLVGQVVIGGGQMPDNMDPDMLADFGDPMGVGTVTVTGAGSRLDVDDFLYVGYTGTGTLDVNDGGVVTSDYGAVGADPGSTGTVTVSGTDSRWWIDEDLAVGAFGEGDLTVAAGGRVDAVDIYVGGFDTDAMGDPDMNDIPQGIGTIAVTGAGSRLDADNFLFVGYTGDGTLDVNEGGRVTSYYGAVGADAGSTGTATVTGAGSEWLVSEALVVGAFGQGDLTISDGGGVYATEVYIGGFDTDILDEEIEETPEGTGTVTVTGEDSYLQAGGPLTLYVGYSGDGTLDILEGGTVLSQTSYIGYEEGSTGTVTVSDPNSSWTATGSLHVGYGGTGSLNVSGGGLVDSGQSYLATDVGAVGEVIVEGADSTWLATSIAVGQEGEGRLVIRDGGEVTVDDWVIVGRHAGSVGEVTVTGADSLWEIGGSLRVGWLGEGELIVSEGGQVWSGAGVPDAGYIGGVPDGIGSVTVTGEGSEWIEEGNVYVGYDGTGSLTVSDGGYVRSGEDLFIAYSREIFGDEASEGLVTVTGDDSLLRVFESIYVGGSSTQAAGTGVLAVNDGGRVIADEVTIWETGTLTGDGTVSVMVPTTVHNYGTIAPGDDGIGTLTVEGDVVFHEGSTFDVQIGGTEADKLAVDGDVTIHEYTTVQVRSVGTVVGTQEYEIIEADSVTGTFDVLDTALLTLYFNEIGLEYEPGSVWLWIDAMRFDDPNIVRTYNQRQVAGGLQEIADEGGNAITADLQMVETNEELLDNYDQLAGRSRPSLAPIAAAGTGRFLGSVSSRLRNPSAVVASGNWTGSQLSGSAGPDGALGSRTSYDINMGGYNFAVGNGSPYLSDSPWGVWAKGYGLFGNRDHSLEAPGYDYRTYGVSMGLDYQFTETLLIGLTGGYADTHVNYDRSRDNSDLRAMHFGFYGSWSLGSGYLDSLLTYSDLDYDTQRYVDLTGERLEGEFGGYAVSGYFETGFDWRHVAGWLVQPLASFQFSYLGLDSYRESGGDAALGFKRQNFESYIGSLGAKVSKDLLRDSATSRLAVQFRARWLHEFGDTRSDVNTYFASDPTVVFNIRNERIDRDSAVLGLGLGAELNRRTRLYVDYDTRLNADDTAHLISAGLQHRW, from the coding sequence ATGACGAAGCAAGCGAAGGGACGTATCCGATTGATCGCCGTGGTTTTTCTGCTATTGGGCTTCGGCCTGCTCGGTGCGAATCAGGCCCGAGCCGCCATCACGGACGTCGGGGAGGTCCTTCCCGTCTATGACGGCGTCTCAGACCCGTGGATTATCACTGAGAATTTCTGGGTCGGGATCGATGCCGATGGTGGGCTGACCGTCTCAGGTGGGAGCGCTGTCACCAATCCCTACGCGGTTCTGGGCGTCTTTGACGGCGTCACAGGCAGTGCGACGATTACCGGACCTGGCTCGTCCTGGCTTACCTCCGGTTTCCTGGTGGCAGGCTACGAAGGGATCGGCAACCTGCTGATCGAAGCCGGCGGCCTGGTCGGAAGTGACATCGGCATTCTGGGCGAGGAGGCGACCGGCGAAGGCAATGCCCTCGTCACCGGAGCCGGTTCGACCTGGACGATTGACGATTACCTGACGGTCGCCCACGAGGGTCAGGCCGCGATGAGCATCGAGGACGGCGGTCTCGTCGAGGCGCCTGAGGTCTATATCGGCAACCTGGCCGGCAGCGACGGCATCATCTATGTCATGGATGCTGACTCGCTGCTCAGTGCGACCGAATCGATCTTTGTCGGTTACGATGGACAGGGCGAGATGGAGGTGACCGACGGCGGCCAGGTCAGCAGCTTCTACGGCGGGATCGGCTACGATATCGGCAGCGACGGCACGGTCACCGTCAGTGGCCTCGATTCCCTCTGGGACAATGAAGGCAGCCTCGGTGTGGGCGTCTTCGGTGACGGGACGCTGACCATCACCAACAGCGGGACCGTCGAGAGCCAGGAAGCCGGAGTGGCGGTCGGGCCCGATAGTGTGGCCACCGTCGAGGTCAGCAACGGCGGCACATGGAACAACACCGGTGCACTGGCCATAGGAATCCTGGGCGATGGGACCATGACCATCGAGGCCGGCGGGCAGGTTATGAACACGGATGCGTACCTCGGCGGCATGGACCCCGAAGCACCCAATGTGGACGTGAGCCCGTTTCTGGGCGATGATCCGCTCGACGGGACCGGCACGGTGTTCGTGACGGGTGCCGGATCTCGCTGGGACAGTTCGGGCGATCTGTACGTCGGCTACAGCGGCACCGGTGAGTTGGAGGTCAGCCACGCCGGCGTGGTGACCAGCGAATCGGGTATGCTCGGCTTCGAGGTCGAGGGCGATGGGACCGTCACCGTCACGAATCTCGGCTCGGAATGGGATGTGAACGATGTGCTTACCGTCGGCGGCGCCGGTGAGGGCACGCTGGTGGTGTCCGACCGCGGCCTCGTGACCGCCGGGGATGTGCAGATCGGTGGCTACATCCCCGAAGAGGGCTTCGAGACCCTCGCCGATTTCCTCGACCCCGACGCCGTATTGCCGGAAGGGACGGGAACCATCACGGTGATCACGGAGGCGATTCTGGAATCGGACGGTCTGTCCGTCGGCTTCTGGGGCGACGGCACGCTGGACGTCAACGATGGTGGCCAGGTCGTCAGCGCCTGGGCCGAACTCGGCGTCGGTCCCAATGCGGTGGGTACCGCCACCGTGCGAGGCGCGACCTCGACGTGGACGATCGACGACGAATTGACCGTGGGTGTCTATGGACAGGGCGATCTGACCATCGCCGGAGGCGGCCAGGTCTCGGCCTATGATGTGTACGTCGGCGGGGCGCCTCTGGAGTTGATGACCGATGAGGGTTATGATCCCGATCTGCTGCCCAACGGCACCGGCACGGTAACCGTGACCGGGGCCGACTCGCGTCTGACGGTTGCCGCTGAGGAGAGCCTCTACGTCGGCTATTTCGGCGACGGTACCCTCGACGTCAACGATGGCGGACAGGTCGAAAGCGCGATGGTTGTTGTCGGCGCCGGGCCGGATGCCGTCGGCACCGTACGGGTCGAAGACGCCGGTTCGCTGCTGTCGGCCGAGGAGCTGCTCGTCGGCTTCTGGGGCCAGGGCGACGTGACGGTCGCCGGTGGCGCCCAGACCCTGGTTGGACAGGTTGTGATCGGTGGCGGCCAGATGCCTGACAACATGGATCCCGATATGCTTGCCGACTTCGGCGATCCGATGGGAGTCGGGACAGTCACAGTGACCGGGGCGGGCTCCCGGCTGGACGTCGATGATTTTCTCTACGTGGGCTACACGGGCACCGGCACGCTGGATGTCAACGACGGTGGCGTCGTCACAAGCGATTACGGCGCCGTGGGCGCTGATCCGGGCAGTACGGGTACGGTGACGGTCAGCGGAACCGATTCGCGCTGGTGGATTGACGAGGATCTGGCCGTGGGGGCGTTTGGTGAGGGCGATCTCACGGTTGCGGCCGGCGGTCGGGTCGATGCTGTCGATATCTATGTCGGCGGCTTCGACACCGACGCAATGGGCGACCCGGACATGAATGATATCCCCCAAGGCATTGGGACGATCGCTGTGACCGGGGCGGGTTCCCGGCTCGATGCCGATAACTTCCTGTTCGTCGGCTACACGGGCGACGGCACGCTTGACGTCAACGAAGGCGGCCGCGTCACGAGCTATTACGGCGCCGTCGGAGCCGATGCGGGTAGCACAGGCACCGCCACGGTGACCGGCGCCGGTTCCGAGTGGTTGGTATCAGAGGCTCTGGTGGTCGGTGCGTTCGGCCAGGGCGATCTGACCATCTCCGACGGCGGTGGGGTCTATGCAACCGAAGTCTACATCGGTGGTTTCGATACGGACATCCTGGACGAAGAGATCGAAGAGACGCCGGAAGGAACCGGTACGGTGACGGTTACCGGGGAAGACTCTTATCTTCAGGCCGGCGGTCCCTTGACCCTCTACGTCGGCTACAGCGGCGACGGCACGCTGGATATCCTCGAAGGCGGTACGGTGCTCAGCCAGACGAGCTACATCGGTTACGAAGAAGGCAGCACCGGCACGGTGACGGTCTCCGATCCGAACTCCTCCTGGACGGCAACTGGCAGCCTCCATGTCGGCTATGGGGGAACGGGCTCTCTAAACGTTTCCGGAGGCGGACTCGTGGATTCGGGCCAATCCTATCTTGCAACTGACGTCGGCGCCGTCGGTGAAGTGATTGTTGAAGGAGCCGATTCAACCTGGCTGGCGACCAGTATAGCCGTTGGCCAGGAAGGTGAAGGGCGCCTCGTGATTCGTGATGGTGGCGAGGTGACGGTTGACGATTGGGTCATCGTGGGTCGGCATGCGGGCTCCGTTGGAGAGGTCACCGTCACGGGGGCCGATTCGCTGTGGGAAATCGGTGGATCTCTTCGGGTCGGCTGGCTGGGCGAGGGCGAATTGATCGTTTCCGAGGGTGGACAGGTGTGGAGCGGCGCCGGAGTGCCCGACGCCGGCTACATCGGTGGAGTGCCCGACGGCATCGGCTCGGTGACCGTGACCGGCGAAGGCTCTGAATGGATCGAAGAGGGCAACGTGTACGTTGGATACGACGGCACAGGCAGCTTGACCGTTTCTGACGGCGGCTACGTCAGGAGCGGTGAAGATCTCTTCATCGCATACTCTCGGGAGATCTTCGGCGACGAAGCCAGCGAAGGGCTCGTGACTGTGACGGGCGACGACTCCCTGTTGCGCGTCTTCGAAAGCATTTATGTCGGCGGAAGCAGCACACAGGCGGCGGGCACGGGTGTGCTGGCCGTCAACGATGGGGGCCGGGTGATCGCCGACGAGGTGACCATCTGGGAAACCGGTACGCTGACCGGTGACGGTACCGTCTCGGTGATGGTGCCGACAACCGTGCATAACTATGGCACCATCGCCCCCGGCGACGATGGCATCGGGACGCTGACGGTCGAAGGCGACGTGGTCTTCCATGAAGGCTCGACGTTCGACGTTCAGATCGGCGGCACCGAGGCCGACAAGCTCGCGGTCGATGGTGACGTGACCATTCATGAGTATACGACGGTGCAGGTCCGCTCGGTGGGCACCGTCGTCGGGACCCAGGAGTACGAGATTATCGAGGCCGATTCGGTGACTGGGACCTTCGACGTTCTCGACACGGCTCTGCTGACCCTCTACTTCAATGAGATCGGGCTGGAGTACGAGCCCGGCTCAGTGTGGCTGTGGATCGACGCGATGCGATTCGACGATCCGAACATCGTGCGGACGTACAACCAGCGCCAGGTCGCCGGAGGATTGCAGGAGATCGCCGATGAAGGTGGCAATGCGATTACCGCAGACCTTCAGATGGTCGAGACGAACGAAGAGTTGCTGGACAACTACGACCAGCTCGCCGGGCGGAGCCGGCCTTCGCTGGCGCCGATTGCGGCGGCCGGGACGGGACGGTTCCTGGGCAGCGTTTCCAGCCGGCTGCGGAACCCCAGCGCGGTGGTGGCCTCCGGCAACTGGACCGGCTCGCAGTTGTCCGGCTCGGCCGGCCCCGACGGCGCCTTGGGCAGCCGCACGTCGTACGACATCAACATGGGCGGCTACAACTTCGCCGTCGGCAACGGCAGCCCCTATCTGAGCGACAGCCCGTGGGGAGTCTGGGCCAAGGGCTATGGCCTGTTCGGCAACCGGGACCACAGCCTCGAGGCCCCCGGCTACGACTACCGGACCTACGGCGTCAGCATGGGGCTCGACTACCAGTTCACCGAGACGCTGCTGATCGGTCTGACCGGCGGCTATGCCGACACCCACGTCAATTACGACCGCTCGCGGGACAACAGCGACCTGCGGGCGATGCACTTCGGGTTCTACGGAAGCTGGAGTCTCGGAAGCGGCTATCTCGATTCCCTCCTGACCTACAGCGACCTCGACTACGACACGCAGCGCTACGTCGATCTGACCGGCGAGCGGCTCGAAGGCGAGTTCGGCGGCTACGCCGTCAGCGGCTACTTCGAGACCGGCTTCGACTGGCGGCACGTCGCGGGCTGGCTGGTCCAGCCGCTGGCCAGTTTCCAGTTCTCCTATCTCGGCCTCGACAGCTACCGCGAGTCCGGCGGCGACGCCGCGCTGGGCTTCAAACGCCAGAACTTCGAGTCCTACATTGGCTCGCTCGGCGCCAAAGTGAGCAAGGACCTGCTCCGCGACAGCGCCACCAGCCGTCTGGCCGTACAGTTCCGGGCCCGCTGGCTGCATGAGTTCGGCGATACGCGGTCCGACGTGAATACGTACTTCGCCAGCGATCCGACCGTGGTCTTCAATATCCGCAACGAGCGGATCGACAGGGACAGCGCGGTTCTGGGCCTGGGCCTCGGCGCCGAACTGAACCGCCGCACGCGGCTCTACGTGGACTACGACACCCGGCTGAACGCCGACGACACCGCTCACCTCATCAGCGCTGGTCTCCAGCACCGCTGGTAA
- a CDS encoding DUF362 domain-containing protein, giving the protein MSSKVHFIRASMDEGEAAISQKARALFRAGAFADCFKTNDFTAVKVHVGEQTNNTYIKAPCLKGLVEELLSLKTKPFITDTSTLYTGRRHNAIDHTVLATERGFSVEGLGVPFIAPDGLFGTAETAVPIEGELDKEVMIAADIVRCQSILSIAHFTGHCAACVGATIKTLGMGCSSRKGKMRQHASLKPHVKKGKCTRCGECRQHCPADAITLDDVQAHIDQDKCIGCAECVAVCRFDAVVYDWQQENEILQKSVAEHALGALRGKQGRATFYNFVMSVTKDCDCFAQANMPKIVEDIGILASTDPVAVDKASIDLVEGRGGRGVPKLIGNARLDWRYQIEHAVRIGLGSAEYELVEVK; this is encoded by the coding sequence TTGAGTTCGAAGGTGCATTTCATCAGGGCGTCGATGGACGAAGGCGAGGCCGCAATCTCGCAGAAGGCCCGGGCCTTGTTCCGGGCCGGGGCCTTTGCGGACTGCTTCAAGACCAACGACTTCACCGCCGTGAAGGTCCACGTCGGCGAGCAGACCAACAACACGTACATCAAGGCCCCATGCCTCAAAGGGCTCGTCGAGGAGCTACTGTCGCTGAAGACCAAGCCGTTCATCACCGACACCAGCACGCTGTACACGGGCCGACGGCACAACGCCATCGACCACACGGTCCTGGCGACCGAGCGGGGTTTCAGCGTCGAGGGGCTGGGCGTCCCGTTCATCGCCCCCGATGGCCTGTTCGGGACTGCCGAGACGGCGGTGCCCATCGAAGGCGAGCTGGACAAGGAGGTGATGATCGCCGCCGACATCGTCCGATGCCAGTCGATCCTGTCGATCGCGCACTTCACCGGCCATTGCGCCGCCTGCGTTGGCGCGACGATCAAGACGCTGGGGATGGGCTGCTCCAGCCGCAAGGGCAAGATGCGCCAGCACGCGTCGCTCAAGCCCCACGTCAAGAAGGGCAAGTGCACCCGCTGCGGCGAATGCCGGCAGCACTGTCCGGCCGACGCCATCACGCTCGACGACGTCCAGGCCCACATCGACCAGGACAAGTGCATCGGCTGCGCCGAGTGCGTCGCGGTCTGCCGCTTCGACGCCGTCGTCTACGACTGGCAACAGGAAAACGAGATTTTGCAGAAGAGCGTCGCCGAACACGCCCTCGGTGCCCTCCGGGGCAAGCAAGGGCGGGCGACGTTCTATAATTTTGTGATGTCGGTAACTAAAGATTGCGATTGCTTCGCCCAGGCGAATATGCCTAAGATAGTCGAGGATATCGGCATCCTGGCCTCGACCGATCCGGTGGCGGTGGACAAGGCGTCCATCGATCTGGTGGAAGGTCGGGGCGGGCGCGGCGTGCCCAAGCTGATCGGCAATGCCCGGCTGGACTGGCGCTACCAGATCGAGCACGCCGTGCGGATCGGGCTGGGCAGTGCGGAATACGAACTGGTGGAAGTGAAGTAG
- a CDS encoding helix-turn-helix domain-containing protein, whose protein sequence is MSLGQIIRQKREQLNMTLDEVSNRVGFSKPYLSTIETGKVKNPPSDELLTKLERTLKFESGLLLHIAHLERMPSDVREEYESREAENQKLRQFLKKLAAKKQGGREVKALLTRNRLNVEEGKRTLAAGRLVPIINKVTAGYPAEFNDLDYPVGVADDYVRCPDLHDPNAFAVRVVGDSMEPKFVEGDIVIFSPAVEVHNGDDCFVRFTLPHETTFKRVFFETGDQIRLQPRNEKYSPTVVEGKRINGVYRAIVKYQRL, encoded by the coding sequence ATGTCTCTCGGGCAGATCATCCGACAGAAGCGTGAGCAGTTGAACATGACCCTCGACGAGGTGAGCAACCGCGTGGGGTTCTCCAAACCTTACCTGTCCACGATTGAGACAGGCAAGGTCAAGAACCCGCCGAGCGATGAGTTGCTGACCAAGCTCGAACGCACGCTCAAGTTCGAGTCGGGTCTGTTGTTGCACATCGCCCACCTGGAACGCATGCCGTCGGACGTCCGCGAGGAATACGAATCGCGAGAGGCCGAGAACCAGAAGCTCCGGCAGTTCCTCAAGAAGCTGGCCGCCAAGAAGCAGGGCGGCCGGGAGGTCAAGGCGCTTCTGACCCGCAACCGCCTGAACGTGGAGGAGGGCAAGCGGACGCTCGCCGCCGGGCGGCTCGTCCCGATCATCAACAAGGTCACCGCCGGCTACCCTGCCGAATTTAACGATCTGGATTATCCCGTTGGTGTGGCCGACGATTACGTTCGCTGCCCCGACCTGCACGATCCGAACGCCTTCGCCGTGCGCGTGGTGGGCGACTCGATGGAGCCGAAGTTTGTCGAGGGCGACATCGTGATCTTCTCCCCGGCCGTCGAGGTGCACAACGGCGACGACTGCTTCGTCCGCTTCACATTGCCGCACGAGACGACGTTCAAGCGGGTCTTCTTCGAGACCGGCGACCAGATCCGCCTCCAGCCTCGCAACGAGAAGTATTCGCCGACCGTCGTCGAGGGCAAGCGGATCAACGGCGTCTATCGCGCCATCGTCAAGTACCAGCGGCTCTGA
- a CDS encoding alpha-galactosidase: MLNAAVLTALTMLLAAPPHYAGTLDTDWLVTPVTTPATVRMSDDGKELVLSNGLVARRFRLRPNAATVAFDNLMTGESMLRGVKPEARVTIDGHSFDVGGLKGQPNYAYLLDEWKDDLTADPNAFVFVGYEVGKTQPRFAWKRVRHCADLPWPPRGVSLTMSYRPPERSQSTLPEDLTVTIHYEMYEGIPLLCKWLTVRNGSEKIVRLNRFTSEILAMVEYESEVDNYQLWRVPNLHVESDYAFGGMNASVANHTTHWVPDPDYLTQVNYLRKNPCLLESRPPVGPDVDIAPGETFESFRTFELAFDSTERERNGLAVRRMYRTIAPWATENPIMMHVRRADPNSVRLAIDQCAEVGFEMVIMTFGSGFNIESEDPAYLAQLKELADYAHGKGIEIGGYSLLSSRRISDEHDVIDVATGKPGGATFGNAPCLGSRWGQDYFRKLYAFYEKTGFDLLEHDGSYPGDTCASRSHPGHRGYEDSQWTQWKTISDFYKWCRGRGVYLNVPDFYYLTGSTKCGMGYRETNWSLPRAQQILHGRQNIYDGTWTKTPSMGWMFVPLTEYHGGGPAATIEPLRDHLDAYEAHLANNFGAGVQACYRGPRLYDSDETKAVVKKWVDFYKRYRDILESDVIHLRRADGRDIDGLLHVNPQGKIKGLAMIYNPLDRPVERELKLPLYYTGLADTARIREKEGESRPYKLDRHYNVTVPVRIDAAGVTCLVIE; the protein is encoded by the coding sequence ATGCTGAACGCCGCCGTACTGACCGCCCTGACGATGCTCCTCGCCGCACCGCCCCACTACGCCGGGACCCTCGACACCGACTGGCTCGTGACACCGGTGACGACGCCGGCGACCGTCCGGATGAGCGACGACGGCAAGGAGCTGGTTCTCTCCAACGGGCTCGTCGCCCGGCGGTTTCGCCTGCGCCCCAACGCCGCGACGGTGGCGTTCGACAACCTCATGACGGGCGAGTCGATGCTGCGGGGCGTCAAACCCGAGGCCCGAGTGACGATTGACGGCCATTCTTTCGACGTCGGCGGCCTGAAGGGACAGCCCAACTATGCCTACCTGCTCGATGAGTGGAAGGACGATCTGACGGCCGATCCGAATGCGTTCGTCTTCGTCGGCTATGAGGTCGGCAAGACTCAGCCCCGCTTCGCCTGGAAGCGGGTGCGCCACTGTGCCGATCTGCCGTGGCCGCCGCGTGGCGTGTCGCTGACCATGAGCTACCGACCGCCCGAACGCAGCCAATCCACACTGCCAGAAGACCTGACGGTGACGATCCATTACGAGATGTATGAAGGCATCCCCCTGCTGTGCAAATGGCTGACGGTGCGCAACGGTTCGGAGAAGATCGTCCGGCTGAACCGCTTCACGAGCGAGATCCTGGCGATGGTCGAGTATGAGTCGGAAGTGGACAACTACCAGTTGTGGCGTGTCCCAAACCTCCATGTCGAGAGCGACTACGCCTTCGGCGGCATGAACGCCTCGGTGGCCAATCATACGACCCACTGGGTGCCCGACCCCGACTACCTCACGCAGGTGAACTACCTGCGGAAGAACCCGTGCCTGCTGGAGTCACGGCCGCCGGTCGGGCCCGACGTGGACATCGCGCCGGGCGAGACGTTCGAGTCGTTCCGCACGTTCGAGCTCGCCTTCGACAGCACCGAGCGCGAGCGTAACGGCCTGGCGGTCCGCCGCATGTACCGCACCATCGCGCCGTGGGCAACGGAGAACCCGATCATGATGCACGTCCGCCGGGCCGATCCGAACTCGGTGCGGCTGGCCATCGACCAGTGCGCCGAGGTCGGATTCGAGATGGTCATCATGACCTTCGGAAGCGGGTTCAACATCGAGAGCGAAGACCCGGCGTATCTGGCCCAATTGAAGGAACTGGCCGACTATGCCCACGGCAAGGGCATCGAGATCGGCGGCTACTCGCTGCTGTCGAGCCGGCGGATCAGCGACGAGCATGACGTGATCGACGTCGCCACGGGCAAACCCGGCGGGGCCACCTTCGGCAACGCCCCCTGCCTCGGCAGCCGATGGGGACAGGACTACTTCCGTAAGTTGTACGCATTCTATGAGAAGACCGGATTCGACCTGCTCGAACACGACGGCTCCTATCCGGGCGACACCTGCGCCTCACGCAGCCATCCGGGCCATCGCGGCTACGAGGATTCGCAATGGACCCAGTGGAAGACGATCAGCGACTTCTACAAATGGTGCCGGGGACGCGGCGTCTATCTCAACGTCCCGGACTTCTACTACCTGACCGGCTCGACGAAGTGCGGCATGGGGTATCGCGAGACGAACTGGTCGCTGCCGCGCGCCCAGCAGATCCTCCACGGTCGGCAGAACATCTACGACGGGACCTGGACGAAAACACCGAGCATGGGCTGGATGTTCGTGCCGCTGACCGAATACCACGGGGGCGGGCCGGCGGCGACCATCGAGCCGCTCCGCGACCATCTCGACGCCTACGAGGCGCACCTGGCCAACAACTTCGGCGCCGGCGTCCAGGCGTGCTATCGGGGCCCGCGCCTGTACGATTCCGACGAAACCAAGGCCGTGGTCAAGAAGTGGGTGGATTTCTACAAGCGATACCGTGACATTCTCGAATCCGACGTGATTCATCTGCGCCGGGCGGATGGTCGTGACATCGACGGCCTGCTGCACGTCAACCCCCAAGGGAAGATCAAGGGCCTGGCGATGATCTACAATCCGCTCGACCGCCCCGTCGAACGAGAGTTGAAACTGCCGCTCTACTATACGGGCTTGGCCGATACCGCTCGGATCCGTGAGAAAGAAGGCGAATCCAGACCCTACAAGCTCGACCGGCATTACAACGTCACGGTCCCCGTTCGGATCGACGCGGCCGGCGTCACGTGCCTCGTCATCGAATAG
- a CDS encoding ComF family protein — protein sequence MRSAKIHVALGRARRASLLAWHGVNQVLWPPVCLCCGRDAGPDNSGLCSACWDQLLACTAGEYCPRCGRDASRYGLVNGACPACQATDVQFDGIARAGIYTETLRQIILAFKHDRTELEALLGSLADSAFQGSSFYDEIDLLVPVPLHWTRRLVRGYNQSHRIAKRLRHPTARIDTDLVRIRRTQAQPVAATPAARERNVKGAFAVRPDHRYAGRTVCLIDDIKTTGATLNECAGTLKQAGAANVYALVLAVAGQETG from the coding sequence ATGCGGTCGGCGAAGATTCATGTCGCTCTCGGTCGAGCCAGACGAGCCTCCCTCCTGGCGTGGCACGGGGTCAATCAAGTGCTCTGGCCGCCGGTCTGCCTGTGCTGCGGACGCGACGCCGGGCCCGACAACAGCGGGCTGTGCTCGGCCTGCTGGGACCAGCTCCTGGCCTGCACCGCCGGCGAGTACTGTCCGCGATGCGGGCGCGACGCGAGCCGATATGGGCTCGTGAACGGGGCCTGTCCGGCCTGCCAGGCGACGGACGTCCAGTTCGACGGGATCGCCCGCGCGGGAATCTACACCGAGACGCTCCGGCAGATCATCCTCGCGTTCAAGCACGACCGAACCGAGCTCGAAGCCCTGCTCGGTTCGCTGGCGGATTCCGCCTTTCAGGGCAGCAGCTTCTACGACGAGATCGACCTGCTCGTCCCGGTCCCGCTGCACTGGACCCGGCGACTGGTCCGGGGCTACAATCAATCGCATCGAATCGCCAAGCGGTTGCGTCATCCGACCGCGCGGATCGATACGGACCTCGTTCGCATCCGCCGGACCCAGGCGCAACCCGTCGCGGCGACTCCCGCCGCGAGGGAACGAAACGTCAAGGGCGCCTTCGCCGTCCGGCCCGATCATCGCTACGCGGGCCGGACCGTTTGCCTCATCGACGACATCAAGACCACCGGCGCGACCCTCAACGAGTGTGCCGGAACACTCAAGCAGGCCGGCGCCGCCAACGTCTACGCCCTGGTCCTGGCCGTCGCCGGACAGGAGACAGGGTAA